The proteins below are encoded in one region of Belonocnema kinseyi isolate 2016_QV_RU_SX_M_011 chromosome 5, B_treatae_v1, whole genome shotgun sequence:
- the LOC117173561 gene encoding uncharacterized protein LOC117173561 yields MKIGNDVSILKYYGDSETLWLKYIQSQLFYNEISILDRKIELDRNSPLLTLNPFLDENKILRVGGRLANAAIEFNRKFSIIIKAHPLVTLLIRYFHRKCLHGETQLTLSLLRQNFQLIRGRQTVKSVIYKCIPCAPIRADISNELMGALPKNRTTRLTRHFTHVGIDYAGPVQVTIHRGREYKSHSGNIAVFICFATRAIYLELVSDYTTEAFLVALKRFVSRRGYLTRFTVIEGRISKVLVANVTKLSKG; encoded by the coding sequence ATGAAAATCGGAAATGATGTCTCTATCTTAAAATATTATGGTGATAGTGAAACTCTTTGGCTCAAGTATATTCAGtctcaattattttataacgAGATTTCAATTTTAGATAGGAAAATTGAATTAGACCGGAACAGTCCATTGCTAACATTAAATCCGTTCCTTGATGAAAACAAAATCCTTCGCGTTGGAGGAAGATTAGCTAACGCAGCAATtgaatttaatcgaaaattctcaATTATTATCAAGGCACATCCTTTAGTAACTTTGCTAATAcgatattttcatagaaaatgtttgCACGGAGAAACGCAATTGACTTTGAGTCTGCTAAGACAAAACTTTCAGCTCATCCGAGGAAGACAAACAGTTAAGTCCGTCATCTACAAATGTATACCTTGTGCTCCAATTCGTGCGgatatttcaaatgaattaatgGGTGCGTTGCCTAAAAACCGTACCACGCGACTTACAAGACACTTTACTCACGTTGGTATCGACTATGCAGGCCCGGTCCAAGTAACGATTCATAGGGGTCGAGAATACAAGTCTCATTCAGGTAATATAGCtgtgtttatttgttttgctACTCGAGCCATTTACCTCGAATTAGTCAGTGATTATACTACTGAAGCATTTCTCGTTGCACTTAAGCGTTTCGTTTCCCGTCGAGGATACCTCACACGATTCACAGTGATCGAGGGACGAATTTCCAAGGTGCTAGTCGCGAACGTGACGAAACTTTCCAAAGGGTGA